A part of bacterium genomic DNA contains:
- the phoU gene encoding phosphate signaling complex protein PhoU produces the protein MERYFEEELKELKEKILYMGDIAGSMIDLAVASLKKKKENFIDAVYQKEKEVNKLHIEIDEMCLRVIALRQPIAIDLRFIMAAVKINSDLERIGDQAVNIAENSIKLHEISDLKSMPDMDNMANISQKMLHDSLKAFINRDVEIARAVVLTDDKVDNLKSKIFNDLKELMRNDTSMVLSSLDFILISRNLERIADHATNIAEDVIFMVLGKDIRHHMENQ, from the coding sequence ATGGAACGTTATTTTGAAGAGGAACTTAAAGAACTGAAAGAGAAAATACTATACATGGGTGATATAGCGGGTTCAATGATTGATCTTGCCGTGGCCTCGCTTAAAAAGAAAAAGGAAAATTTTATAGATGCCGTATATCAGAAAGAAAAAGAGGTCAATAAACTTCACATTGAAATAGATGAAATGTGCCTTCGCGTAATAGCGTTAAGGCAGCCGATCGCCATTGACCTGAGGTTTATCATGGCCGCGGTGAAAATAAACAGCGACCTTGAGAGGATCGGAGACCAGGCTGTTAATATAGCAGAGAACAGCATAAAACTGCATGAAATTTCCGACTTAAAATCCATGCCTGATATGGATAATATGGCGAATATCTCGCAAAAGATGCTCCATGACAGCCTTAAGGCGTTTATAAACCGTGACGTGGAAATCGCGAGAGCGGTTGTGCTTACGGACGATAAAGTGGATAACTTGAAATCCAAAATATTTAACGACTTGAAGGAATTAATGCGTAACGACACATCAATGGTTTTATCTTCGCTTGATTTTATTCTTATTTCCCGCAACCTTGAAAGGATTGCCGACCACGCCACCAACATCGCGGAAGACGTGATTTTCATGGTTTTGGGCAAGGACATCAGGCATCATATGGAGAACCAATAA
- the pstB gene encoding phosphate ABC transporter ATP-binding protein PstB — protein sequence MDIRMQTKDLSLWYGEFHALKNIDMEIAENRITALIGPSGCGKSTLLRTLNRMNDIIDGVKISGKILLDKKDIYQDNIGLTELRKKIGMVFQHPNPFPLSIYENLTYGLRVHNIGQKSVRDDKIEKCLRDAWLWDDVKDKLHSPALDLSLDQRQKLCIARLIIIEPEVILMDEPCSTLDPIATMKIEELMNNLKKDYTIVIVTHNMQQAARVSDYSGFLLLGELVEFDDTNRIFTAPKDKRTEDYITGRFG from the coding sequence ATGGACATTCGGATGCAGACAAAAGATTTGTCTCTATGGTATGGAGAATTCCACGCCCTGAAAAATATTGACATGGAAATCGCGGAGAACCGGATTACCGCCCTGATAGGGCCTTCAGGCTGCGGGAAATCCACTCTTTTACGGACGTTAAACAGGATGAATGATATAATTGACGGCGTAAAAATTTCAGGGAAAATTCTTTTGGACAAAAAAGACATTTACCAGGACAATATCGGCTTGACGGAATTGCGCAAAAAAATTGGCATGGTTTTCCAGCATCCCAATCCGTTTCCGTTAAGCATTTATGAAAATCTGACGTACGGATTAAGGGTGCATAATATCGGGCAGAAATCCGTCCGGGATGATAAAATTGAAAAATGTTTAAGAGACGCGTGGCTTTGGGATGACGTAAAAGATAAATTGCACAGCCCTGCCCTGGATTTATCACTGGATCAAAGGCAAAAATTGTGTATCGCGAGGCTTATAATTATCGAGCCCGAGGTCATTTTAATGGATGAGCCGTGTTCGACATTGGACCCCATTGCCACTATGAAGATTGAAGAGTTGATGAATAACCTTAAAAAGGATTATACTATTGTGATTGTCACCCACAATATGCAGCAGGCCGCGAGGGTTTCGGATTATTCCGGATTTTTGCTTTTGGGAGAACTGGTTGAGTTTGATGACACAAACAGGATTTTCACGGCCCCTAAGGACAAAAGGACGGAGGATTATATAACAGGAAGGTTTGGTTAA
- a CDS encoding U32 family peptidase yields the protein MKIELLAPAKNAETGIAAVNCGADAVYISAEQFGAREDAGNSLPDIEKLIIHAHKFYSRVYIALNTILRDDKLPDAQKLINDLYLLNADALIIQDFGLLELELPPFPLIASTQMNNDSLEKILFLEKVGFKRVILPREMSLEEIKIIRDKTKIELECFIHGSLCVSYSGQCYLSCANGGRSANRGQCAQPCRQKYSLCDKDGKTIIKDRHLLSLKDLNRSEHLRDLIDAGVTSFKIEGRLKDLPYVVNIVSFYRKKLDEIIGSKNISQSSSGKTSFDFIPDPDKTFNRGYTDYGMDGNKKDMASIYTPKSIGEKIGTVEKVHNYLFTISEEHGLANGDGICFFDADQNLKGTNINKAEQGKIYPDKMHGIKEGLVIYRNYDRIFIKTLERAPYKRKISISFTLEETSGGFKLKALDEDGNTGIFSIPAEKIKAEKKELADSAIKNQLLKLNDTIFSCENITINLKETYFIPLSLLNQLRRETITNLLETREKNRPKQTVKILVNDIPYPVENINYLGNVLNKKAEAFYERHGAKVTEMAAESGLDMSGRMVMAAKYCIKKEFDLCGKNKDDLFLIGEDGKKYLLKFDCEKCRMEIFYP from the coding sequence ATGAAAATCGAACTTCTCGCACCCGCGAAAAACGCGGAAACAGGCATCGCCGCCGTTAATTGCGGTGCGGACGCGGTATATATCAGCGCGGAACAATTCGGCGCGCGTGAAGACGCGGGAAACAGCCTGCCTGATATAGAAAAGCTTATAATTCACGCCCATAAATTTTATTCCCGCGTATACATCGCTTTAAACACGATCTTGCGTGACGATAAACTGCCCGATGCGCAGAAATTAATCAATGACCTGTATTTATTAAACGCTGACGCCTTGATAATTCAGGATTTCGGGCTTCTCGAACTGGAGCTTCCCCCTTTTCCGCTCATCGCAAGCACTCAGATGAATAACGACTCTCTTGAAAAAATATTATTTCTTGAGAAAGTTGGTTTTAAGAGAGTCATTCTTCCGAGAGAAATGTCTCTTGAAGAAATAAAAATAATCCGCGATAAAACAAAAATAGAACTTGAATGTTTCATCCACGGGTCGCTTTGCGTAAGTTACAGCGGCCAGTGCTATTTAAGCTGCGCGAACGGAGGAAGAAGCGCAAACAGGGGACAATGCGCTCAACCCTGCCGCCAGAAATATTCTCTCTGTGATAAAGACGGGAAAACTATTATTAAGGACAGGCACCTCCTTTCCCTTAAGGACTTAAACCGATCCGAACACCTGAGAGATTTGATCGATGCCGGAGTCACATCTTTTAAAATTGAAGGCCGGTTAAAAGACCTGCCTTATGTGGTAAATATAGTAAGTTTCTACCGCAAAAAACTTGACGAAATAATAGGGAGTAAAAATATTTCACAAAGTTCATCAGGAAAAACCTCATTTGATTTTATCCCGGATCCCGATAAAACATTCAACCGCGGATACACGGATTACGGCATGGACGGAAACAAAAAAGACATGGCTTCGATCTATACCCCGAAATCTATCGGAGAAAAAATCGGAACCGTCGAAAAAGTTCATAATTATTTATTTACGATATCGGAAGAACATGGTCTCGCGAACGGCGATGGAATATGTTTTTTTGACGCGGACCAAAACCTCAAAGGCACTAACATAAATAAAGCTGAACAGGGAAAGATCTATCCTGATAAAATGCACGGTATTAAAGAAGGCCTTGTCATTTACAGGAATTACGACCGGATATTCATAAAAACGCTGGAACGGGCGCCTTACAAACGGAAAATTTCCATTTCTTTTACTCTGGAAGAAACTTCGGGTGGATTTAAACTGAAAGCTTTGGATGAAGACGGAAATACAGGTATATTTTCCATCCCGGCAGAAAAAATAAAGGCCGAGAAAAAAGAATTGGCCGACTCTGCCATAAAAAATCAGCTTCTGAAATTAAATGACACAATATTTTCCTGCGAAAACATAACGATAAACTTAAAAGAAACTTACTTCATCCCCCTTTCATTGCTGAATCAATTAAGGAGGGAAACAATTACAAATTTATTGGAAACAAGAGAGAAAAACCGGCCGAAGCAAACAGTCAAAATTCTGGTTAATGATATTCCCTACCCCGTGGAAAATATTAATTACCTCGGAAATGTCCTGAATAAAAAGGCGGAAGCGTTTTATGAGCGCCACGGCGCAAAAGTTACAGAAATGGCCGCGGAATCCGGTCTTGATATGAGCGGACGAATGGTTATGGCCGCAAAATACTGTATTAAAAAAGAATTTGATTTATGCGGCAAAAATAAAGACGACTTATTCCTGATCGGAGAAGACGGGAAAAAATATCTTCTTAAATTCGATTGCGAAAAATGCCGTATGGAAATATTTTACCCTTAA